From the genome of Sulfitobacter sp. DSM 110093, one region includes:
- the phnC gene encoding phosphonate ABC transporter ATP-binding protein produces MLELSSVSKTYRTGDAALSDVSLQVPKGQIVGLIGPSGAGKSTLIRCINRLVEPSAGDIVLGGKSLVSLGGRDLRRQRRRIGMIFQEYALVERLTVMENVLSGRLGYVPFWRSFLRRYEGADIQRAYQLLDRVGLLAHANKRADALSGGQRQRVGIARALAQDPDLLLVDEPTASLDPKTSRQIMRLLTEICAERNLPAIVNIHDVPLARQFMQRIVGLRAGKVVFDEAPSALTEDALTEIYGAEDWDAMRKGDDEQAEAESDALRQLAEVGA; encoded by the coding sequence ATGCTTGAACTCAGCTCCGTCTCCAAGACCTATCGAACTGGCGACGCCGCCTTGTCAGATGTCTCATTGCAAGTGCCCAAAGGCCAGATCGTGGGGCTGATCGGTCCATCTGGCGCTGGCAAATCGACGCTTATCCGCTGCATCAACCGGCTGGTTGAGCCGAGCGCGGGTGACATCGTTCTTGGCGGCAAGAGCCTCGTGTCGCTGGGTGGGCGTGATTTGCGTCGACAGCGCCGCCGGATCGGCATGATCTTTCAGGAATACGCTTTGGTCGAACGATTGACAGTGATGGAGAACGTTCTGTCCGGGCGGCTCGGCTATGTCCCCTTCTGGCGGAGCTTTCTCCGCCGCTATGAGGGCGCGGACATTCAGCGCGCGTATCAACTGCTCGACCGGGTTGGTTTGCTCGCCCATGCCAACAAACGCGCCGATGCGCTCTCGGGTGGTCAGCGCCAACGGGTCGGCATTGCCCGCGCCTTGGCCCAAGACCCTGATTTGCTGTTGGTGGATGAACCCACCGCCAGCCTTGATCCCAAGACCAGCCGCCAGATCATGCGCTTGCTGACCGAGATCTGCGCAGAGCGTAACCTACCCGCTATCGTCAACATCCATGACGTCCCGCTTGCACGCCAGTTCATGCAGCGCATCGTCGGGCTGCGGGCTGGAAAGGTGGTCTTTGACGAAGCCCCCAGTGCCTTGACCGAGGACGCGCTGACCGAGATCTACGGCGCCGAAGATTGGGACGCCATGCGTAAGGGCGACGATGAGCAAGCTGAAGCGGAAAGCGACGCCCTGCGCCAGCTTGCCGAGGTCGGCGCATGA
- a CDS encoding PstS family phosphate ABC transporter substrate-binding protein, producing MRTLSLTTLALALPGMAFAQDAVQVDGSSTVFPVSEAFAEEYQIATGNRVVVGVSGTGGGFKKFCRGETSFSGASRPIKTEEADLCAENGIEFLEMPVAMDALAVIVNPENPLTCMSVEELKTAYETEAQGKVDNWNQLNTEYPDQPLTLFGAGTDSGTYDYFTFAVIGEEGASRGDFTATEDDNITIQGVSTDPDAIGFLGLAYVEENRGRVKPLEISYNGGDCVEPSTENAASGTYQPLTRPLFMYVNKAHLDEMPNVEDFAKFFFDPAHAIDLVSSTGYLALPEAAFTAAEEKIAARKTGSFFDGGSKVGVTPDDLLAAN from the coding sequence ATGCGTACTCTATCCCTCACCACCCTTGCCCTTGCTTTGCCGGGTATGGCTTTCGCCCAAGATGCCGTCCAGGTTGACGGCTCTTCCACGGTGTTCCCAGTGTCCGAAGCCTTTGCTGAAGAATACCAGATCGCAACTGGCAACCGCGTGGTGGTCGGTGTTTCCGGCACCGGCGGCGGCTTTAAGAAATTCTGCCGTGGCGAAACCAGCTTCTCGGGTGCCTCGCGCCCAATCAAAACCGAAGAAGCCGACCTTTGTGCGGAAAACGGCATCGAGTTTCTGGAAATGCCGGTCGCGATGGACGCGCTTGCCGTCATCGTGAACCCAGAAAACCCGCTGACCTGTATGAGCGTCGAAGAGCTGAAGACAGCCTATGAGACCGAAGCGCAAGGCAAGGTCGATAACTGGAACCAGTTGAATACAGAATACCCGGATCAGCCCCTGACCCTATTCGGGGCAGGGACAGACTCAGGCACTTATGACTATTTCACCTTTGCTGTGATCGGTGAAGAAGGTGCATCGCGCGGCGATTTCACTGCGACCGAGGATGACAACATTACTATTCAAGGTGTGTCGACCGACCCCGATGCCATCGGCTTTCTTGGTCTAGCCTATGTCGAAGAAAACCGCGGCCGCGTGAAGCCTTTGGAAATCTCCTACAACGGCGGCGATTGTGTTGAGCCTTCGACCGAGAATGCAGCATCGGGCACCTACCAGCCGCTGACGCGGCCGCTGTTTATGTATGTGAACAAAGCTCACCTTGATGAGATGCCAAATGTCGAGGATTTCGCCAAGTTCTTCTTCGACCCGGCCCATGCCATCGATTTGGTGTCCTCCACCGGCTACCTCGCACTTCCCGAAGCGGCCTTTACCGCAGCGGAAGAAAAGATTGCGGCCCGCAAGACCGGCTCATTCTTTGACGGCGGCTCCAAGGTTGGCGTGACACCTGACGATCTTCTGGCGGCGAACTAA
- the phnE gene encoding phosphonate ABC transporter, permease protein PhnE, with protein MTAQYPTTWRRPHQIVPDRRLRIALQIGVLVYLALAFSTVEVNWQRVTEGMERGQRFIMGFLQPDFTSRWRDISQGLIESLTMTLTSTVVGVLISVPIGIGAARNLVPRPVYLVCRAIVAVSRSLQEVIVAIFLVAMFGFGPFAGFLTLTFATIGFIAKLLADDIEEIDETQAEAIRATGATWFQLLDYAIKPQIMPRLIGLSLYRLDINFRESAVIGIVGAGGIGATLNTSIDRYEYDSAGAILLIIIAIVMVAEYSSSYLRKFLQ; from the coding sequence ATGACCGCGCAATACCCCACCACCTGGCGACGGCCGCATCAGATCGTTCCCGACCGACGGCTGCGTATTGCGCTGCAAATCGGGGTGCTTGTGTACCTCGCGCTGGCCTTCAGCACAGTCGAGGTAAACTGGCAGCGTGTCACCGAAGGGATGGAACGCGGGCAGCGATTCATCATGGGGTTCCTACAGCCTGATTTCACCAGCCGTTGGCGCGACATCAGCCAGGGGTTGATCGAGAGCCTGACCATGACTTTGACCTCTACGGTCGTGGGCGTGTTGATCTCTGTGCCTATCGGGATTGGCGCGGCACGCAACCTTGTGCCGCGACCGGTCTATTTGGTCTGCCGCGCCATCGTTGCGGTAAGCCGGTCCCTGCAAGAAGTGATCGTGGCGATCTTCCTTGTCGCGATGTTCGGCTTTGGCCCCTTTGCTGGCTTCCTGACACTGACCTTTGCCACGATTGGATTCATCGCCAAGCTGTTAGCTGATGACATCGAAGAGATCGACGAAACCCAAGCCGAAGCCATCCGCGCCACCGGGGCGACTTGGTTCCAACTGCTGGACTATGCCATCAAGCCGCAGATCATGCCGCGCCTGATTGGCCTGTCGCTCTACCGGCTCGACATCAACTTTCGCGAAAGCGCGGTGATCGGAATCGTCGGTGCGGGCGGTATTGGCGCCACGCTGAACACCTCGATTGACCGGTATGAATACGACAGCGCGGGAGCGATCCTGCTGATCATCATCGCAATTGTGATGGTGGCAGAATACAGCTCCAGCTATCTCAGAAAGTTCCTGCAATGA
- the pstC gene encoding phosphate ABC transporter permease subunit PstC — MPNSSIPTSAELIQSGFVRRRKWIARGMKTFLFLCAALSVFVTTAIVFVLVRDSWDFFANVPLFDFLFGTMWTPVFANPQFGVLPLLAATLQTAGLAMAIAVPFGLIMAIYLSEYARPAVRETIKPALEMLEAVPTVVYGYFALLVMTPFLQGFVPGLKGINLLVPGIILGIMILPYVVSVSEDAMRAVPNSLREGGYGLGMAKWQVATRIVIPGAFSGITAAFILGMSRAVGETMVLAVAAGQNPNLTWDPREGAATITAYIVQMSLGDVAHGSIAYQSIFAVGLLLFVITLLFNIVGFYLRRKFREAY; from the coding sequence GTGCCTAATTCTTCCATCCCCACCTCTGCCGAGTTGATCCAAAGCGGTTTCGTCCGACGCCGAAAATGGATCGCGCGCGGTATGAAGACTTTTCTGTTCCTTTGCGCGGCCCTGTCTGTCTTTGTGACCACGGCCATTGTCTTTGTTCTGGTCCGCGACTCTTGGGATTTTTTTGCGAATGTCCCGTTGTTTGATTTCCTCTTCGGCACAATGTGGACGCCGGTATTTGCCAACCCTCAATTTGGCGTGCTGCCGCTCTTGGCTGCGACGCTGCAAACCGCAGGGCTGGCAATGGCAATCGCCGTCCCCTTCGGCCTGATCATGGCGATTTACCTCAGCGAATATGCGCGGCCCGCAGTGCGCGAAACGATCAAACCTGCGCTAGAGATGTTGGAGGCCGTACCAACGGTGGTCTATGGCTATTTCGCCCTTTTAGTCATGACCCCTTTCTTGCAGGGCTTCGTTCCTGGGTTGAAAGGCATCAATTTGTTGGTGCCGGGCATCATACTTGGCATCATGATCCTGCCTTACGTCGTTTCCGTCAGCGAAGACGCGATGCGCGCCGTGCCCAATAGCCTCCGCGAAGGCGGCTATGGGCTGGGTATGGCGAAATGGCAGGTGGCCACACGGATCGTCATTCCCGGTGCCTTTTCCGGTATCACTGCGGCCTTCATTCTTGGGATGTCACGTGCGGTGGGCGAAACCATGGTGCTGGCCGTCGCGGCAGGGCAGAACCCGAACCTGACATGGGATCCCCGCGAAGGGGCCGCGACCATAACCGCCTATATTGTGCAGATGAGCCTCGGCGACGTGGCCCATGGCTCTATCGCCTATCAGTCGATCTTTGCTGTCGGTTTGCTGCTTTTCGTCATCACGCTGCTTTTCAACATCGTCGGCTTCTATCTGCGCCGTAAATTCCGCGAGGCGTATTGA
- the phoU gene encoding phosphate signaling complex protein PhoU: MSQHPHFLKSFDAALQVLRQNFQQMGDMTAENCVLATSAYLAHDEARALEAINHDLDIDETFEQLRSDCFDVLLRFQPVAKDLRLVMGIEHAVGNLERAGDHAKTIARHVIATPKHMLPPEDRTRLDEMAVLVARTLGKSVIAMTDHSTEAAKQVLAADLRVDAYRDAVFDATIVDLQRNAAQARDHIGRILVAVALERIGDHATNIAEEVLFVSRGVAPGATRTGSGIG; this comes from the coding sequence ATGTCCCAGCATCCGCATTTTTTGAAATCCTTTGATGCCGCGCTTCAGGTGCTCCGTCAGAACTTCCAGCAGATGGGAGATATGACAGCCGAGAACTGTGTTTTGGCAACCTCCGCATATCTTGCCCATGACGAGGCGCGCGCGCTTGAGGCGATCAACCACGACCTAGATATCGACGAAACCTTTGAACAATTGCGCTCGGATTGTTTTGACGTGCTGCTAAGGTTTCAACCCGTCGCAAAGGACCTGCGGCTGGTCATGGGGATTGAACACGCGGTCGGCAATCTGGAACGGGCCGGGGATCACGCCAAGACGATCGCCCGACATGTGATTGCCACACCGAAACATATGCTACCCCCCGAGGATCGCACCCGGCTTGACGAAATGGCGGTTTTGGTCGCACGCACGCTGGGCAAAAGCGTGATCGCGATGACAGATCATTCAACCGAAGCCGCCAAACAAGTTCTGGCTGCCGATCTGCGGGTTGATGCCTATCGCGACGCGGTCTTCGACGCGACGATTGTGGACCTTCAACGGAATGCCGCGCAGGCGCGTGACCACATAGGGCGCATCTTGGTCGCCGTGGCGCTTGAACGGATCGGCGATCACGCCACCAACATCGCAGAAGAGGTGTTGTTCGTCTCGCGGGGCGTCGCACCCGGCGCGACCAGAACAGGGTCTGGGATTGGATGA
- a CDS encoding winged helix-turn-helix domain-containing protein codes for MTWGRALIADELVFEFDDIVLDIECLRVRRAGRLVHLGSTEFVMLVALIETPGKVWTRAALVDRVWGRDARVEARTVDVHVARLRKALCQTDKSYPIRTVHGVGYALG; via the coding sequence ATGACTTGGGGCCGAGCATTGATCGCGGATGAACTCGTATTCGAGTTTGACGACATCGTGCTTGATATAGAATGCCTGCGTGTGCGCCGCGCAGGACGATTGGTACACCTTGGATCGACTGAGTTCGTCATGCTGGTCGCCTTGATCGAAACCCCCGGCAAGGTCTGGACACGGGCTGCCCTTGTTGATCGCGTTTGGGGCCGGGATGCCAGGGTCGAAGCACGAACGGTTGATGTCCATGTGGCCCGACTGCGCAAGGCGCTTTGCCAAACCGACAAGTCCTATCCGATCCGAACCGTGCACGGCGTAGGCTATGCCCTCGGCTAA
- a CDS encoding plasmid recombination protein, whose amino-acid sequence MTPSLQKQDMYRVVLRMRGMFPKDLAGYEAHRLRKGGDLSHIDKSRSHLNQTFIGSETWAADASERIKEIRLQNFLDEVTALRKRKRKKDVERRLAEGPKDPWRATRHGPLREIILTANREYFEDEMAHFLGEDREGDFKVCAENWLRKEFRGDIIHARFDRDETAFHIHAVLLPIERVEMTRTEKATGEMRVIAVRHMLQPSKHALVENYEKAQDSAGAAFSAVGLERGERRAARIKAARESGQPLPKRRYHTRTSQWRAAQELTLEAKGKELGEREDALDQKRIRLDARESTLASREAEIDTIDAAIDGLESGQLEIEETKDVPLLSFTPPEANSAPETMRLIQRLEASPQGKQRAASLVARIMSVLKSRARSDVEQELRRDIAEIGKAHELLKVIVSRLSGDLVQSGKTSLKGLTRSLMALRRNGVSGSAEKDEPDHR is encoded by the coding sequence ATGACGCCTTCACTTCAGAAACAAGACATGTACCGCGTGGTGCTACGTATGCGGGGCATGTTCCCAAAGGACCTTGCGGGCTACGAAGCGCATCGCCTACGCAAAGGGGGTGATCTCAGCCACATTGATAAAAGCCGGAGCCATTTGAACCAGACGTTTATCGGCTCTGAGACATGGGCTGCGGACGCTTCAGAGCGGATTAAGGAAATCCGACTACAGAACTTTCTCGATGAAGTTACGGCGTTGCGTAAGCGAAAACGTAAGAAGGATGTCGAGCGGCGTCTCGCCGAGGGCCCCAAAGACCCTTGGCGAGCAACGCGCCATGGTCCGCTGCGTGAGATCATACTGACTGCCAACCGCGAGTACTTTGAAGACGAGATGGCTCATTTTTTGGGCGAAGACCGCGAAGGCGATTTCAAAGTTTGCGCAGAGAACTGGCTGCGCAAAGAGTTTAGGGGAGATATCATCCACGCGCGCTTTGATAGAGACGAGACCGCCTTTCACATCCATGCTGTGCTCTTACCGATCGAACGTGTCGAGATGACCCGTACAGAGAAGGCAACCGGTGAAATGAGGGTCATCGCGGTGCGGCATATGCTTCAGCCGTCAAAGCACGCATTAGTTGAGAATTACGAGAAAGCGCAAGATAGCGCAGGGGCAGCATTTAGCGCTGTTGGGTTGGAGCGCGGTGAGCGTCGAGCCGCACGAATTAAGGCAGCGAGAGAATCGGGCCAGCCTCTGCCAAAGCGACGCTATCACACCCGGACATCGCAGTGGCGCGCCGCACAGGAATTAACGTTGGAAGCCAAAGGAAAGGAATTGGGCGAACGCGAAGACGCCCTTGATCAGAAGCGCATCCGGTTGGATGCGCGAGAATCTACCCTTGCATCCCGTGAAGCAGAAATCGACACGATTGACGCCGCGATCGACGGCTTAGAAAGCGGGCAACTTGAGATTGAAGAGACCAAGGACGTACCTCTCCTAAGCTTCACGCCCCCTGAGGCAAACAGCGCGCCTGAGACAATGCGACTGATACAGCGCTTAGAGGCATCCCCGCAGGGAAAACAGCGCGCCGCCTCACTCGTTGCGCGTATCATGAGTGTTCTAAAGTCTCGTGCACGTTCTGATGTAGAGCAGGAACTGCGCCGTGACATCGCCGAAATCGGCAAAGCACATGAGCTGTTGAAGGTTATTGTGTCGCGCCTTTCCGGAGATCTCGTTCAATCCGGAAAGACCTCGCTCAAAGGCCTTACACGCAGTTTGATGGCCCTGCGTCGAAATGGCGTTTCAGGCTCCGCTGAAAAAGATGAGCCTGACCACCGATAA
- the phnE gene encoding phosphonate ABC transporter, permease protein PhnE yields MSDISMLPADWSLRSRAKRIAIWMGWLALVALFVWCWQIMTETTIWAFVWDAPRQAQDIGGRMLPPEWGYLPELMQPLWDTLNIATLGTIGGVIMAVPVALLAARNTTPSATFLRPIALFIIVASRSINSLIWALLLVTIIGPGLLAGIIAIALRSIGFIGKLFYEAIEETDPKQIEAILATGAGPAQVLTYGVVPQVMPALWGISVFRWDINIRESAILGLVGAGGIGLKLNASMATLAWDQVAVILLLILATVVVSEWVSAVIRRTII; encoded by the coding sequence ATGAGCGATATTTCGATGCTTCCGGCGGACTGGTCCCTGCGCAGCCGCGCTAAGCGGATCGCGATCTGGATGGGTTGGCTAGCGCTTGTTGCGCTCTTTGTGTGGTGCTGGCAGATCATGACAGAAACCACGATCTGGGCCTTTGTCTGGGACGCGCCGCGTCAAGCGCAGGACATTGGCGGGCGCATGTTGCCGCCCGAATGGGGCTACCTGCCTGAGTTGATGCAGCCGCTTTGGGACACGCTGAACATTGCGACGCTTGGCACCATTGGTGGCGTGATCATGGCCGTGCCGGTCGCCCTTCTGGCGGCCCGCAACACCACGCCTTCGGCGACTTTCCTTCGGCCTATCGCGCTGTTCATCATCGTGGCCTCCCGGTCAATCAATTCGCTGATCTGGGCGCTATTGCTAGTGACGATCATCGGCCCCGGACTGCTGGCCGGCATCATCGCCATCGCCCTGCGCTCCATCGGCTTCATCGGCAAGCTGTTCTACGAGGCGATCGAGGAAACCGACCCCAAGCAGATCGAGGCGATCCTGGCCACGGGCGCCGGCCCTGCGCAAGTTTTGACCTATGGGGTGGTTCCGCAGGTCATGCCCGCTCTATGGGGCATTTCGGTTTTCCGCTGGGACATCAACATCCGCGAAAGCGCCATCCTTGGGTTGGTGGGCGCGGGCGGCATCGGGCTGAAGCTGAACGCCTCAATGGCGACTTTGGCTTGGGACCAGGTGGCGGTGATCCTGCTGCTGATCCTTGCGACTGTGGTTGTAAGCGAATGGGTCTCAGCCGTGATCCGCCGCACTATTATCTAA
- a CDS encoding helix-turn-helix domain-containing protein, producing MSEKENIAALAALAHPGRMAVFRLLARRTPDTVSAGELNEALSLKPSTLSVYLGILTRAGLIQQTRRGRSLHYGIDLALTGSLIEYLVNDCCRGRPELLTSLISQPRPDEITGPQKTFNVLFVCTGNSTRSIFAEAILKAEGGEKFRAFSAGTRPRAALKPLASEVLRAKGHEISQFYPKSYDAFYEISAPRMDFVFTVCDRAANEECPPLLGQPVTAHWGMTDPSRTEGTEAERALAFKQCYATMERRLKAFTSLPFSSLTQISLQQELDFIGQTPEKLGAV from the coding sequence ATGAGCGAAAAAGAAAACATTGCGGCGCTGGCCGCACTGGCCCACCCGGGGCGCATGGCGGTCTTTCGGCTTTTGGCCCGACGCACCCCGGATACCGTTTCGGCGGGGGAACTGAACGAAGCACTTTCGTTAAAACCCAGCACGCTATCGGTTTATCTGGGAATTCTAACACGCGCGGGCCTTATCCAGCAAACTCGCAGGGGCCGCTCGCTCCACTATGGCATTGATCTCGCGTTAACCGGTTCTTTGATCGAATACCTTGTGAACGATTGCTGCCGGGGTCGCCCGGAACTTTTGACGTCACTGATATCTCAACCTCGACCAGACGAAATCACCGGCCCGCAAAAAACCTTTAACGTTCTCTTTGTTTGCACCGGGAATTCCACCCGATCAATCTTTGCCGAAGCGATCCTGAAGGCGGAAGGCGGAGAAAAATTTCGCGCCTTTTCCGCAGGCACTCGCCCCCGCGCGGCCCTCAAGCCCCTCGCAAGTGAGGTGCTGCGCGCCAAGGGCCACGAGATATCGCAGTTCTACCCCAAAAGTTATGACGCTTTCTATGAAATCTCTGCCCCGCGCATGGATTTTGTCTTTACCGTTTGCGACCGCGCTGCAAACGAAGAATGCCCACCGCTTTTAGGCCAGCCCGTTACAGCCCATTGGGGCATGACCGACCCCAGCAGGACAGAAGGCACCGAGGCCGAACGCGCCTTAGCGTTCAAGCAGTGCTATGCCACGATGGAACGCCGTCTGAAGGCATTTACGTCATTGCCGTTTTCATCCCTAACGCAGATTTCTCTGCAGCAAGAGCTGGATTTCATCGGACAGACGCCGGAAAAACTAGGCGCTGTTTGA
- the pstB gene encoding phosphate ABC transporter ATP-binding protein PstB, which translates to MPPAIKPAAERDPLRARIENFSFYYSNGFQAIKQVDMPILDRKITAIIGPSGCGKSTLLRSLNRMHDLYPGNRYEGKVILEPEGENLIGPEADPVLVRLRVGMVFQKPNPFPKSIYENVAAGLRVRGIKKRAVIDEAVETALRRAAIWDEVKDKLHGSAYDLSGGQQQRLCIARGLAPNPEILLLDEPTSALDPIATAKVEDLVQELSETVTIVIVTHNMQQAARISHRTAFMYLGEAIEFGDTNQIFTNPKHPRTESYITGRYG; encoded by the coding sequence ATGCCGCCCGCCATCAAACCCGCGGCAGAGCGCGATCCGCTGCGCGCACGAATTGAGAACTTTAGCTTTTACTACTCGAACGGTTTTCAGGCGATCAAACAGGTCGACATGCCAATTCTTGATCGCAAGATCACCGCAATCATTGGCCCTTCGGGCTGTGGCAAGTCGACCCTGCTGCGCAGCCTCAATCGGATGCATGATCTCTATCCCGGCAACCGCTATGAGGGCAAAGTGATCCTAGAGCCCGAGGGCGAGAACCTGATCGGGCCCGAGGCCGACCCCGTGCTGGTGCGCCTGCGGGTGGGGATGGTGTTTCAAAAGCCCAACCCCTTTCCAAAGTCGATCTATGAAAATGTTGCTGCCGGGCTCCGCGTGCGGGGGATCAAAAAACGCGCCGTGATTGATGAGGCCGTCGAAACCGCCCTCCGCCGTGCCGCCATTTGGGATGAGGTTAAGGACAAACTGCACGGCTCGGCCTATGACCTTTCTGGCGGGCAACAACAGCGCCTTTGCATCGCACGCGGGCTCGCACCCAACCCCGAAATCCTGCTGCTGGATGAGCCGACCTCCGCTCTTGATCCCATCGCCACCGCGAAGGTCGAAGACCTTGTACAGGAGCTGTCGGAAACCGTGACCATCGTGATCGTCACCCACAATATGCAACAAGCCGCGCGGATCTCGCATCGGACGGCGTTTATGTATCTGGGCGAGGCGATCGAGTTTGGGGACACCAATCAGATATTCACCAATCCCAAACACCCCCGCACGGAAAGCTATATCACGGGCCGATACGGGTAA
- the phnD gene encoding phosphate/phosphite/phosphonate ABC transporter substrate-binding protein: MSLLSNSIAGATIAAFCAVPAMAEFQLGERYSDADGDLIADIPQDAADQIDPSTLIFAYTPVEDPAVYADVWSEFLAHMSEVTGKEVQFFPVQSNAAQIEAMRAGRLHVAGFNTGSNPLAVACAGFRPFAMMAAEDGSFGYEMEIITHPGSGIEAVEDIKGGQMAFTSETSNSGFKAPSAILKADFGMEAGSDFEPVFSGKHDNSILGVANKDYPAAAIANSVKARMIERDVVTEDQMNVIYTSQTFPTTGYGTAYNLAPALQESIREAFFSFDWSGTGLEEEFGKNGEAQFIDITFKEDWAVIRKIDEANGVAYDCQ, encoded by the coding sequence ATGTCCCTTCTTTCCAATAGTATCGCAGGCGCAACCATCGCGGCCTTTTGCGCCGTACCGGCTATGGCTGAATTTCAACTTGGAGAGCGTTATTCTGACGCGGATGGCGACTTGATCGCCGACATCCCACAAGATGCCGCTGATCAGATCGATCCCTCGACACTTATCTTCGCCTATACCCCGGTCGAAGACCCCGCCGTTTACGCTGATGTTTGGTCTGAGTTCCTTGCGCATATGAGCGAGGTTACCGGCAAAGAAGTGCAATTCTTCCCCGTTCAATCGAACGCTGCGCAGATCGAAGCGATGCGCGCAGGTCGCTTGCATGTTGCGGGCTTCAACACCGGCTCCAATCCGTTGGCCGTGGCCTGTGCCGGCTTTCGTCCCTTTGCCATGATGGCGGCGGAAGACGGCTCTTTCGGTTACGAGATGGAGATCATCACGCATCCGGGCTCTGGGATTGAAGCTGTCGAAGACATCAAGGGTGGCCAAATGGCCTTCACTTCCGAGACTTCGAACTCAGGCTTCAAAGCGCCCTCTGCAATCTTGAAAGCGGATTTCGGCATGGAAGCGGGCAGCGATTTTGAGCCTGTCTTCTCTGGTAAGCACGATAACTCGATCCTTGGCGTCGCCAACAAAGACTACCCCGCAGCGGCGATCGCCAATTCGGTCAAGGCGCGTATGATCGAGCGTGACGTTGTCACCGAAGACCAAATGAACGTGATCTATACCTCGCAGACTTTCCCGACCACGGGTTACGGCACCGCCTACAACCTCGCACCGGCCCTGCAGGAAAGCATCCGCGAGGCGTTCTTCTCCTTTGATTGGTCCGGCACCGGCCTTGAAGAAGAGTTCGGCAAGAACGGCGAAGCGCAGTTTATCGACATCACTTTCAAGGAAGATTGGGCCGTGATCCGCAAGATCGACGAGGCCAACGGCGTCGCATACGACTGCCAATAA
- the pstA gene encoding phosphate ABC transporter permease PstA codes for MSTTTQGALSAATTNQTAFDAVRKAKQKDILFATGGLVVMALAMTLLLALIGDLVIRGATRIDYGFLTSYPSRLPERAGILSAWVGSLLVMLVTAFLAIPIGIGAGLYLEEYARKGWLSNFIEINVSNLAGVPSIIYGLLALGLFVYGFNLGKTILVAGMTLALLILPIVIVSTREAVRAIPRIIKEGAYGLGADQWQVMWSYIIPAARPGILTGAIVGLSRAIGETAPIITIGALTFIAFLPPAPVTGEFPFISFAWLNDGFTVLPIQMFNWVSRPQAEFHVAAAATGVVLIALTFSLNGIAIWIRYRLRQGYRN; via the coding sequence ATGAGCACGACTACCCAAGGCGCGTTGAGCGCCGCAACCACCAACCAAACTGCCTTTGATGCCGTTCGCAAGGCCAAGCAAAAAGACATCCTTTTTGCCACGGGCGGGCTTGTTGTTATGGCGCTGGCCATGACGCTGCTGCTGGCGCTGATTGGGGATTTGGTCATTCGCGGTGCCACGCGCATTGATTATGGTTTCCTAACCAGCTACCCCTCGCGGTTGCCTGAACGGGCGGGCATTCTATCGGCATGGGTCGGCTCATTGCTGGTAATGCTGGTGACCGCATTTCTCGCCATCCCCATCGGCATTGGCGCGGGGCTCTATCTTGAGGAATATGCCCGCAAAGGGTGGCTGTCGAATTTCATTGAGATCAACGTATCAAACCTCGCTGGGGTGCCGTCGATCATCTATGGCCTGCTCGCGTTGGGCCTGTTTGTCTATGGCTTTAACTTGGGCAAGACGATCCTTGTCGCAGGGATGACATTGGCCCTGTTGATCCTGCCGATCGTCATCGTTTCAACCCGCGAGGCGGTGCGCGCGATCCCCCGGATCATCAAAGAGGGCGCCTACGGGCTTGGGGCAGATCAATGGCAGGTGATGTGGAGCTATATCATCCCTGCCGCGCGCCCAGGCATCCTGACGGGTGCCATCGTCGGGCTGAGCCGCGCCATTGGCGAAACAGCACCGATCATTACCATCGGCGCGCTGACCTTCATCGCCTTTCTTCCCCCTGCTCCGGTGACCGGGGAATTCCCATTCATATCATTCGCTTGGCTAAACGACGGTTTCACCGTGCTGCCGATCCAGATGTTCAACTGGGTGTCGCGTCCACAGGCGGAATTCCACGTCGCTGCCGCAGCTACCGGCGTGGTTCTGATCGCGCTGACTTTCTCGCTCAACGGGATCGCGATCTGGATCCGCTATCGACTGCGCCAAGGCTATAGGAACTGA